Part of the Spinacia oleracea cultivar Varoflay chromosome 5, BTI_SOV_V1, whole genome shotgun sequence genome, TGCAGATAAATTTGAACCAATTTTTTCAATTAAGGGTGAACTAAAACTAGTTCAACTTAGAAGCTGGCTGCATTTCTCtctttttattatttctataactatttttttttttagtcatAGAGACCTTGCTTGGTCATTGGATTTTGATGTGGTCAACAGTTTGTGTTTTGGTTGTTTTCTCTTAAAGTCATGAATAGCTAATATCCGATAAGTGATTAAGCTAAGCATCTATGTGAAAGGTAATGCATAAACCGCTGGTTCAAGGAATCAATACAAACACACAACTCTGCTGGCTATAATATTAAATTTGTCataatttatttgattttttattatatAATCCTTAGCATGTCATAGGCAGTTTTAAAATTATGATGCATGACATGTTCTTCCTACAAATTGTTGCAGCTATTCATTGCCATATTCGTGGGAACAAATGGTGAGACCTATTATAATACAGCAGCTCTAGTTTCATGTGTGCTAAACTTCCCTGATAGCCGTGGCCCTATTGTTGGGATACTTAAAGGATTTGCTGGTTTGAGTGGAGCAATTTTAAGCCAAATGTATCACATCTTCAGCACTTCTAATCGCACTTCCCTCATATTAACAATAGCCATTGCTCCCTCAATTGTTGTTCTTTCTCTAATGTTTTCCATCAGATATGTGGAAGGTCATCGACAACAAAGGCCTTCAGACAATTTGAGCTTCTCATTTGTGTATGGTGTTTGCCTCGTCTTGGCTGCTTATTTGATGTCTTCCTTGCTTCTTGAAGACTACTTGAGCCAATCTTTGAtcatattttgttccataatcttgCTCAGCATCTTGCTACTTCCCTTAGTAGTGCCTATTGCACTGTCCTTTTCTTCAGAAGTGCATGATCCAATTGAAGAGAGCCTCCTACCTGGTGAGTTGAGCGAATCTGTACAAGATAAACCTGAAGCCATCATTGGCGAGGTTGAAACTGAGGCTGACAGTAAAAAAAGAGGTCCTAAACTAGGGGAGAATTTCATCTTGCGGCAAGCTTTAGGCAAGGCGGATCTTTGGCTTTTGTTTGTATCCCTGGTATTGGGTTCTGGATCTGGTATTACAATTATTGACAATATGGGTCAGATATGTGAATCTCTTGGATATTCCAATACAAGAATCTTCGTTTCAATCATCAGCATCTGCAATTTTCTTGGCCGTGTTGGTGGTGGATACTTGTCAGAGCTAATTGTCAGGTTTAGTATGTTCTATAGGTCTAAAAACACATTGTCTTTCTTACTGTGAAGCTCAAAAATTTACAATTAACAATGCTGATATGGTGCTACTTTTGCTTCTGTTATCAGAAACTACGCGTATCCTAGGCTTGTGGCTTTGGCAATTGTTCAAGCTATCCTAGCATTCGGACTCCTATATTACGCAATGGGATGGCCTGCAGCAATTTATATGTTAACTGTGCTAACTTCTCTTGGGTACGG contains:
- the LOC110805291 gene encoding protein NUCLEAR FUSION DEFECTIVE 4; this translates as MVAQSERLRAFFNNRWLVFVASMWVQSFAGVGYLFGSISPMIKSTMGYNQKQVSYLGVAKNLGDCIGFIAGALCEILPFWGVLSIGVLQTFVGYGFLWLIIANRLTTLPLWVLFIAIFVGTNGETYYNTAALVSCVLNFPDSRGPIVGILKGFAGLSGAILSQMYHIFSTSNRTSLILTIAIAPSIVVLSLMFSIRYVEGHRQQRPSDNLSFSFVYGVCLVLAAYLMSSLLLEDYLSQSLIIFCSIILLSILLLPLVVPIALSFSSEVHDPIEESLLPGELSESVQDKPEAIIGEVETEADSKKRGPKLGENFILRQALGKADLWLLFVSLVLGSGSGITIIDNMGQICESLGYSNTRIFVSIISICNFLGRVGGGYLSELIVRNYAYPRLVALAIVQAILAFGLLYYAMGWPAAIYMLTVLTSLGYGAHWGIAPAAVSEMFGLKCFGALYNFVILAMPTGSFIFSSILASRVYDYYAEKQAGNVDIKLIMQLTAEDSLTCMGSVCYSITCAILTGVVCIAVVLNLIVVRRTRSVYAHLYAKSQT